Proteins encoded by one window of Ovis canadensis isolate MfBH-ARS-UI-01 breed Bighorn chromosome 14, ARS-UI_OviCan_v2, whole genome shotgun sequence:
- the CARMIL2 gene encoding capping protein, Arp2/3 and myosin-I linker protein 2 isoform X3, producing MAQTPDGISCELRGCPSTGEITKFLWPKEAELLLKTWLPEREGAEQGHVLVLLRWRAYLLHTCLPLRVDCTFSYLEVQAMVLQETPPQITFELESLPELVLEFTGVAALEQLAQHIAAAIRKVFPRSTLGKLFRRPTPPSMLARLEKSSSSEATSPSSPCGGFSETYEALCDYNGFPFREEIQWDVDTIYHRQGCRHFSLGDFSHLGSRDLALSVAALSYNLWFRCLSCVDMKLSLEVSEQILHMMNQSSHLEELVLETCGLRGDFVRRLAQALAGHTSSGLRELSLAGNLLDDRGVAALSRHLEKHPGALRRLSLAQTGLTPRGMRALGRALASNSAFDSTLTHLDLSGNPGALGASEDRGGLYSFLSRPNVLTFLNLAGTDTALDTLFAALSRGGCSSLAHLDASRNVFSRTKSRAAPDALQLFLSRAGTLRHLGLAGCKLPPDALRALLEGLALNTHLNDLHLDLSACELRSAGAQVIQDLVCDAGAVSSLDLADNGFGSDMVTLVLAIGRSRSLRHVALGRNFNVRCKETLDDVLHRIVQLMQDDDCPLQSLSVAESRLKLGAGVLLRALGTNPNLTALDISGNAMGDTGAKMLAKALRVNTRLRSVVWDRNHTSALGLLDVAQALEQNRSLKAMPLPLNDVAQAQRSRPELTARAVHQIQACLLRNNRTDHTSADCTTRPKPLGLGSDPSEQEVNELCQSVQEHVELLGCGAGPQGEAAVHQAEDAIQNANFSLSILPILYEAGSSPSHQWQLRQKLEGLLGQVGEVCRRDIQDFTQATLDTTRSLCPQTLQGPRWREQLEGVLGGSRGLPELLPEHLLQDAFTRLRDMRLSVTGTLAESIVAQAVAGLSAARDRLVESLAQQATEAMPPVILTLDGDESSPLGPGELEGLFFPEEKEKEDEEEQKDESPPQKWVESLHCLHLDSSTHSAAEELEPEPELAAPGEDAEPQAGPSARGSPSPAAPGPPAGPLPRMDLPPSGQPLRHPTRTRPRPRRQHHHRPPPGGPQVPPALPQEGNGLSARVDEGVEEFFSKRLIHQDRLWAPEEDPAAEGGTTPVPRTLRKKLGTLFAFKKPRSTRGSRPDLETSPGAAPRSRKTTLGDLLRPPARPGRGEEPAGAEGGTGSPDPTRRSRPRYTRESKAYSLILLPAEEEETVGARPDKRRPLERGDTELAPSFEQRVQVMLQRIGVSRGSGSADGKRKQSKDGEIKKAGSDGDIMDSSTEAPPISIKSRTHSVSADPSCRPGPGGQGPESATWKTLGQQLNAELRGRGWGQQDGPGPPSPCPSPSPRRSSPSPDSLGLPEDPCLGSRNEDGRLRPQPRLAGRRAVSVHEDQLQAPAERPLRLQRSPVLKRRPKLEAPPSPSIGSGLEAEPLPTQSTEPCSPPSPTTNQRGGGPNP from the exons ATGGCCCAGACCCCCGACGGCATATCCTGCGAGTTGCGAG GCTGCCCTTCCACAGGCGAGATCACCAAGTTCCTGTGGCCCAAGGAGGCAGAACTGCTGCTGAAAACCTGGCTGCCAGAGCGGGAGGGTGCGGAGCAAGGTCATGTCCTG GTACTGCTCCGATGGAGAGCCTACCTGCTCCACACCTGCCTCCCTCTGAGG GTGGACTGCACATTCAGCTACCTGGAGGTCCAGGCCATGGTGCTGCAGGAGACACCCCCTCAG ATCACCTTTGAGCTGGAGTCCCTGCCTGAACTGGTCCTGGAGTTTACTGGTGTGGCTGCTCTGGAACAGCTGGCCCAGCACATTGCTGCTGCCATCAGGAAGGTCTTCCCTCGCTCAACCCTTGG GAAACTCTTCCGGAGGCCCACACCCCCCTCCATGCTGGCTCGACTGGAGAAAAGCAGCTCCTCAGAAGCCACCTCACCCAGCAGCCCCTGTG GGGGCTTCTCGGAGACATACGAGGCCCTGTGTGACTACAATGGCTTCCCTTTCCGAGAGGAGATTCAGTGG GATGTGGACACCATCTACCATCGTCAGGGCTGCCGCCATTTCAGCCTAGGAGACTTCAGTCATCTGGGAAGTCG GGACCTGGCCTTGAGTGTGGCTGCCCTGTCCTACAATCTCTGGTTCCGGTGCCTCTCCTGCGTGGACATGAAGCTG AGCCTTGAGGTCTCAGAACAGATTCTGCACATGATGAATCAGTCATCCCACCTGGAGGAGCTGGTGCTGGAGACCTGTGGCCTGAGAGG AGACTTTGTCCGGCGACTGGCCCAGGCATTGGCGGGACACACCAGCTCGGGACTGCGGGAGCTCAGCCTGGCTGGGAACCTGCTGGATGACCGAG GTGTGGCTGCCCTTAGCAGACACCTAGAGAAGCATCCTGGAGCCCTGAGGAGACTCAGCCTAGCACAGACTGGGTTGACGCCACGAG GAATGAGGGCTCTAGGCCGGGCACTGGCTTCCAATTCAGCCTTTGACTCTACCCTGACCCACTTGGACCTTTCCGGGAACCCCGGGGCACTGGGGGCTTCAGAGGACCGTGGG GGCCTCTATAGTTTTCTGAGCCGTCCTAACGTTCTGACGTTCCTGAATCTCGCAGGCACCGACACCGCCCTGGACACT CTCTTCGCAGCGCTGTCCCGCGGCGGCTGCTCCAGCCTGGCTCACCTAGACGCCTCGAGGAACGTCTTCTCCCGCAC gaaGTCCAGGGCTGCGCCCGATGCCCTGCAACTCTTCCTCAGCCGCGCCGGGACGCTTCGGCAcctgggcctggcgggctgcaaacTGCCACCCGACGCACTCAG GGCGCTTCTGGAAGGCCTGGCGCTCAACACGCACCTGAATGACCTACACCTGGACCTCAGCGCGTGTGAG CTGCGCTCGGCGGGTGCTCAAGTGATACAAGACTTGGTGTGTGATGCTGGCGCAGTGAGCTCCCTGGATCTGGCAGATAATG GCTTTGGCTCAGACATGGTGACTCTGGTGCTGGCCATTGGGAGGAGCCGGTCTCTGCGACATGTGGCGCTTGGAAGGAACTTCAACGTCCGGTGCAA GGAGACCCTGGACGACGTCCTGCACCGGATTGTTCAGCTCATGCAGGATGACGACTGT CCCCTGCAGTCTCTGTCTGTGGCTGAGTCACGGTTGAAGCTGGGCGCTGGCGTCCTGCTCCGGGCCCTGGGCACCAATCCTAACCTGACAGCCCTGGATATTAGTGGCAACGCCATGGGGGACACGGGTGCCAAGATGCTGGCCAAGGCGCTTCGGGTTAACACGAGGCTCAG GTCTGTGGTCTGGGACCGAAACCACACATCTGCTCTGGGCCTTCTGGACGTGGCACAGGCCCTGGAACAGAACCGCAGCCTGAAGGCCATGCCTCTGCCACTGAACGATGTGGCCCAGGCTCAGCGCAGCCGTCCTGAACTGACAGCACGGGCCGTGCATCAG ATCCAAGCCTGTCTTCTGAGGAATAATCGCACAGACCACACCTCTGCTGACTGCACCACCCGCCCGAAGCCCCTGGGTCTGGGGTCAGACCCCTCCGAACAG GAAGTGAATGAACTGTGTCAGTCGGTGCAGGAGCACGTGGAGTTGCTGGGCtgtggggctggaccccagggtGAAGCTGCTGTGCACCAGGCTGAGGATGCCATCCAAAATGCCAACTTCTCTCTCAGC ATTCTCCCCATTCTTTATGAGGCTGGAAGTTCCCCAAGCCACCAATGGCAGCTGCGGCAGAAGCTGGAGGGCCTGCTGGGACAGGTGGGAGAGGTGTGCCGCCGGGACATTCAG GACTTCACTCAGGCCACACTGGACACAACAAGGAGTCTCTGCCCACAGACATTGCAGGGTCCCAGGTGGAGGGAGCAGCTAGAGGGGGTCCTTGGGGGCTCAAGGGGTCTCCCAGAGCTGCTCCCAGAGCATCTGCTGCAAGATGCCTTCACTCGGCTCAG GGACATGCGCCTGTCAGTCACAGGGACCTTGGCAGAGAGCATTGTGGCTCAGGCTGTGGCAGGTCTGAGTGCAGCCCGGGATCGGCTG GTGGAGAGTCTGGCTCAACAGGCAACAGAGGCAATGCCCCCTGTCATACTGACACTAGACGGAGATGAGTCCAGCCCCCTTGGGCCTGGGGAATTGGAAGGTCTTTTCTTCcctgaggagaaagaaaaagaggatgaAGAGGAGCAGAAG GATGAAAGTCCTCCACAGAAATGGGTTGAATCCCTCCACTGTCTTCACCTGGACTCCTCCACTCACA GTGCTGCTGAGGAGCTAGAGCCGGAGCCCGAGCTGGCGGCTCCGGGGGAAGATGCAGAGCCGCAGGCGGGGCCATCCGCTCGTGGCTCTCCGAGCCCCGCCGCCCCAGGGCCCCCGGCCGGCCCGTTGCCTCGCATGGACCTGCCGCCCTCCGGGCAGCCCCTGCGCCATCCGACCCGGACCCGACCACGGCCGCGGCGCCAGCACCACCACCGCCCGCCGCCGGGGGGCCCCCAG gtgcccccagccctgccgcAGGAAGGGAATGGGCTCAGTGCCCGCGTGGATGAGGGCGTGGAGGAATTCTTCTCCAAAAGGCTGATCCACCAGGATCGCCT CTGGGCCCCCGAGGAGGACCCGGCAGCTGAGGGGGGTACCACCCCTGTCCCCCGTACACTTCGCAAGAAGCTGGGCACCCTCTTTGCCTTCAAGAAGCCTCGTTCAACACGTGGGTCACGACCTGATCTCGAGACCAGCCCTGGAGCAGCTCCCCGCTCTCGAAAAACCACACTCGGGGACTTGCTTCGGCCACCGGCCCGTCCTGGCCGTGGTGAGGAGCCTGCTGGGGCCGAGGGGGGTACCGGCAGCCCAGACCCAACCCGCAGGAGTCGGCCTCGATACACCCGTGAAAGTAAGGCCTACTCCCTGATACTGCTCCCtgctgaggaggaggagacagtggGAGCCAGGCCCGACAAG CGGCGGCCCCTGGAGCGGGGAGACACagagctggccccatcctttgaGCAGCGAGTACAAGTGATGCTGCAGAGGATCGGCGTGAGCAGAGGCAGCGGGAGTGCCGACGGCAAGAGGAAGCAG AGCAAAGATGGAGAAATCAAGAAGGCTGGCTCGGATG GTGACATTATGGACAGTTCCACAGAGGCTCCTCCCATCTCGATCAAGTCCCGCACCCACTCTGTGTCTGCTG ACCCTTCATGCAGACCTGGACCAGGGGGCCAAGGGCCTGAGTCTGCCACCTGGAAGACACTGGGGCAACAGTTGAATGCAGAGCTCAGGGGCCGTGGTTGGGGCCAACAGGATGGTCCAGGTCCCCCGTCCCCATGTCCCAGCCCAAGCCCCCGAAGATCCagcccctccccagacagcctggGCCTTCCAGAGGATCCCTGCTTAGGCTCCAGGAACGAAG ATGGCCGGCTGAGGCCGCAGCCCCGCTTGGCAGGGCGACGAGCAGTGTCTGTGCATGAGGACCAGCTCCAGGCCCCTGCTG AACGGCCCCTGCGGCTACAGCGCTCCCCTGTCCTCAAGCGCAGGCCAAAGCTTGAGGCGCCTCCATCTCCAAGCATAG GATCTGGCCTTGAAGCCGAGCCTCTACCCACCCAGTCTACAGAGCCCTGCAGCCCACCCTCCCCAACCACAAACCAAAGAGGCGGCGGCCCCAACCCCTGA
- the CARMIL2 gene encoding capping protein, Arp2/3 and myosin-I linker protein 2 isoform X4: MAQTPDGISCELRGCPSTGEITKFLWPKEAELLLKTWLPEREGAEQGHVLVLLRWRAYLLHTCLPLRVDCTFSYLEVQAMVLQETPPQITFELESLPELVLEFTGVAALEQLAQHIAAAIRKVFPRSTLGKLFRRPTPPSMLARLEKSSSSEATSPSSPCGGFSETYEALCDYNGFPFREEIQWDVDTIYHRQGCRHFSLGDFSHLGSRDLALSVAALSYNLWFRCLSCVDMKLSLEVSEQILHMMNQSSHLEELVLETCGLRGDFVRRLAQALAGHTSSGLRELSLAGNLLDDRGVAALSRHLEKHPGALRRLSLAQTGLTPRGMRALGRALASNSAFDSTLTHLDLSGNPGALGASEDRGGLYSFLSRPNVLTFLNLAGTDTALDTLFAALSRGGCSSLAHLDASRNVFSRTKSRAAPDALQLFLSRAGTLRHLGLAGCKLPPDALRALLEGLALNTHLNDLHLDLSACELRSAGAQVIQDLVCDAGAVSSLDLADNGFGSDMVTLVLAIGRSRSLRHVALGRNFNVRCKETLDDVLHRIVQLMQDDDCPLQSLSVAESRLKLGAGVLLRALGTNPNLTALDISGNAMGDTGAKMLAKALRVNTRLRSVVWDRNHTSALGLLDVAQALEQNRSLKAMPLPLNDVAQAQRSRPELTARAVHQVGVPPLPLPCPAPCPALPLLSLSCAQIQACLLRNNRTDHTSADCTTRPKPLGLGSDPSEQEVNELCQSVQEHVELLGCGAGPQGEAAVHQAEDAIQNANFSLSILPILYEAGSSPSHQWQLRQKLEGLLGQVGEVCRRDIQDFTQATLDTTRSLCPQTLQGPRWREQLEGVLGGSRGLPELLPEHLLQDAFTRLRDMRLSVTGTLAESIVAQAVAGLSAARDRLVESLAQQATEAMPPVILTLDGDESSPLGPGELEGLFFPEEKEKEDEEEQKDESPPQKWVESLHCLHLDSSTHSAAEELEPEPELAAPGEDAEPQAGPSARGSPSPAAPGPPAGPLPRMDLPPSGQPLRHPTRTRPRPRRQHHHRPPPGGPQVPPALPQEGNGLSARVDEGVEEFFSKRLIHQDRLWAPEEDPAAEGGTTPVPRTLRKKLGTLFAFKKPRSTRGSRPDLETSPGAAPRSRKTTLGDLLRPPARPGRGEEPAGAEGGTGSPDPTRRSRPRYTRESKAYSLILLPAEEEETVGARPDKRRPLERGDTELAPSFEQRVQVMLQRIGVSRGSGSADGKRKQSKDGEIKKAGSDGDIMDSSTEAPPISIKSRTHSVSADPSCRPGPGGQGPESATWKTLGQQLNAELRGRGWGQQDGPGPPSPCPSPSPRRSSPSPDSLGLPEDPCLGSRNEERPLRLQRSPVLKRRPKLEAPPSPSIGSGLEAEPLPTQSTEPCSPPSPTTNQRGGGPNP, translated from the exons ATGGCCCAGACCCCCGACGGCATATCCTGCGAGTTGCGAG GCTGCCCTTCCACAGGCGAGATCACCAAGTTCCTGTGGCCCAAGGAGGCAGAACTGCTGCTGAAAACCTGGCTGCCAGAGCGGGAGGGTGCGGAGCAAGGTCATGTCCTG GTACTGCTCCGATGGAGAGCCTACCTGCTCCACACCTGCCTCCCTCTGAGG GTGGACTGCACATTCAGCTACCTGGAGGTCCAGGCCATGGTGCTGCAGGAGACACCCCCTCAG ATCACCTTTGAGCTGGAGTCCCTGCCTGAACTGGTCCTGGAGTTTACTGGTGTGGCTGCTCTGGAACAGCTGGCCCAGCACATTGCTGCTGCCATCAGGAAGGTCTTCCCTCGCTCAACCCTTGG GAAACTCTTCCGGAGGCCCACACCCCCCTCCATGCTGGCTCGACTGGAGAAAAGCAGCTCCTCAGAAGCCACCTCACCCAGCAGCCCCTGTG GGGGCTTCTCGGAGACATACGAGGCCCTGTGTGACTACAATGGCTTCCCTTTCCGAGAGGAGATTCAGTGG GATGTGGACACCATCTACCATCGTCAGGGCTGCCGCCATTTCAGCCTAGGAGACTTCAGTCATCTGGGAAGTCG GGACCTGGCCTTGAGTGTGGCTGCCCTGTCCTACAATCTCTGGTTCCGGTGCCTCTCCTGCGTGGACATGAAGCTG AGCCTTGAGGTCTCAGAACAGATTCTGCACATGATGAATCAGTCATCCCACCTGGAGGAGCTGGTGCTGGAGACCTGTGGCCTGAGAGG AGACTTTGTCCGGCGACTGGCCCAGGCATTGGCGGGACACACCAGCTCGGGACTGCGGGAGCTCAGCCTGGCTGGGAACCTGCTGGATGACCGAG GTGTGGCTGCCCTTAGCAGACACCTAGAGAAGCATCCTGGAGCCCTGAGGAGACTCAGCCTAGCACAGACTGGGTTGACGCCACGAG GAATGAGGGCTCTAGGCCGGGCACTGGCTTCCAATTCAGCCTTTGACTCTACCCTGACCCACTTGGACCTTTCCGGGAACCCCGGGGCACTGGGGGCTTCAGAGGACCGTGGG GGCCTCTATAGTTTTCTGAGCCGTCCTAACGTTCTGACGTTCCTGAATCTCGCAGGCACCGACACCGCCCTGGACACT CTCTTCGCAGCGCTGTCCCGCGGCGGCTGCTCCAGCCTGGCTCACCTAGACGCCTCGAGGAACGTCTTCTCCCGCAC gaaGTCCAGGGCTGCGCCCGATGCCCTGCAACTCTTCCTCAGCCGCGCCGGGACGCTTCGGCAcctgggcctggcgggctgcaaacTGCCACCCGACGCACTCAG GGCGCTTCTGGAAGGCCTGGCGCTCAACACGCACCTGAATGACCTACACCTGGACCTCAGCGCGTGTGAG CTGCGCTCGGCGGGTGCTCAAGTGATACAAGACTTGGTGTGTGATGCTGGCGCAGTGAGCTCCCTGGATCTGGCAGATAATG GCTTTGGCTCAGACATGGTGACTCTGGTGCTGGCCATTGGGAGGAGCCGGTCTCTGCGACATGTGGCGCTTGGAAGGAACTTCAACGTCCGGTGCAA GGAGACCCTGGACGACGTCCTGCACCGGATTGTTCAGCTCATGCAGGATGACGACTGT CCCCTGCAGTCTCTGTCTGTGGCTGAGTCACGGTTGAAGCTGGGCGCTGGCGTCCTGCTCCGGGCCCTGGGCACCAATCCTAACCTGACAGCCCTGGATATTAGTGGCAACGCCATGGGGGACACGGGTGCCAAGATGCTGGCCAAGGCGCTTCGGGTTAACACGAGGCTCAG GTCTGTGGTCTGGGACCGAAACCACACATCTGCTCTGGGCCTTCTGGACGTGGCACAGGCCCTGGAACAGAACCGCAGCCTGAAGGCCATGCCTCTGCCACTGAACGATGTGGCCCAGGCTCAGCGCAGCCGTCCTGAACTGACAGCACGGGCCGTGCATCAGGTGGGGGTCCCCCCTCTTCCCCTGCCTTGCCCTGCGCCTTGTCCTGCCCTGCCACTTCTCAGCCTCTCTTGTGCCCAGATCCAAGCCTGTCTTCTGAGGAATAATCGCACAGACCACACCTCTGCTGACTGCACCACCCGCCCGAAGCCCCTGGGTCTGGGGTCAGACCCCTCCGAACAG GAAGTGAATGAACTGTGTCAGTCGGTGCAGGAGCACGTGGAGTTGCTGGGCtgtggggctggaccccagggtGAAGCTGCTGTGCACCAGGCTGAGGATGCCATCCAAAATGCCAACTTCTCTCTCAGC ATTCTCCCCATTCTTTATGAGGCTGGAAGTTCCCCAAGCCACCAATGGCAGCTGCGGCAGAAGCTGGAGGGCCTGCTGGGACAGGTGGGAGAGGTGTGCCGCCGGGACATTCAG GACTTCACTCAGGCCACACTGGACACAACAAGGAGTCTCTGCCCACAGACATTGCAGGGTCCCAGGTGGAGGGAGCAGCTAGAGGGGGTCCTTGGGGGCTCAAGGGGTCTCCCAGAGCTGCTCCCAGAGCATCTGCTGCAAGATGCCTTCACTCGGCTCAG GGACATGCGCCTGTCAGTCACAGGGACCTTGGCAGAGAGCATTGTGGCTCAGGCTGTGGCAGGTCTGAGTGCAGCCCGGGATCGGCTG GTGGAGAGTCTGGCTCAACAGGCAACAGAGGCAATGCCCCCTGTCATACTGACACTAGACGGAGATGAGTCCAGCCCCCTTGGGCCTGGGGAATTGGAAGGTCTTTTCTTCcctgaggagaaagaaaaagaggatgaAGAGGAGCAGAAG GATGAAAGTCCTCCACAGAAATGGGTTGAATCCCTCCACTGTCTTCACCTGGACTCCTCCACTCACA GTGCTGCTGAGGAGCTAGAGCCGGAGCCCGAGCTGGCGGCTCCGGGGGAAGATGCAGAGCCGCAGGCGGGGCCATCCGCTCGTGGCTCTCCGAGCCCCGCCGCCCCAGGGCCCCCGGCCGGCCCGTTGCCTCGCATGGACCTGCCGCCCTCCGGGCAGCCCCTGCGCCATCCGACCCGGACCCGACCACGGCCGCGGCGCCAGCACCACCACCGCCCGCCGCCGGGGGGCCCCCAG gtgcccccagccctgccgcAGGAAGGGAATGGGCTCAGTGCCCGCGTGGATGAGGGCGTGGAGGAATTCTTCTCCAAAAGGCTGATCCACCAGGATCGCCT CTGGGCCCCCGAGGAGGACCCGGCAGCTGAGGGGGGTACCACCCCTGTCCCCCGTACACTTCGCAAGAAGCTGGGCACCCTCTTTGCCTTCAAGAAGCCTCGTTCAACACGTGGGTCACGACCTGATCTCGAGACCAGCCCTGGAGCAGCTCCCCGCTCTCGAAAAACCACACTCGGGGACTTGCTTCGGCCACCGGCCCGTCCTGGCCGTGGTGAGGAGCCTGCTGGGGCCGAGGGGGGTACCGGCAGCCCAGACCCAACCCGCAGGAGTCGGCCTCGATACACCCGTGAAAGTAAGGCCTACTCCCTGATACTGCTCCCtgctgaggaggaggagacagtggGAGCCAGGCCCGACAAG CGGCGGCCCCTGGAGCGGGGAGACACagagctggccccatcctttgaGCAGCGAGTACAAGTGATGCTGCAGAGGATCGGCGTGAGCAGAGGCAGCGGGAGTGCCGACGGCAAGAGGAAGCAG AGCAAAGATGGAGAAATCAAGAAGGCTGGCTCGGATG GTGACATTATGGACAGTTCCACAGAGGCTCCTCCCATCTCGATCAAGTCCCGCACCCACTCTGTGTCTGCTG ACCCTTCATGCAGACCTGGACCAGGGGGCCAAGGGCCTGAGTCTGCCACCTGGAAGACACTGGGGCAACAGTTGAATGCAGAGCTCAGGGGCCGTGGTTGGGGCCAACAGGATGGTCCAGGTCCCCCGTCCCCATGTCCCAGCCCAAGCCCCCGAAGATCCagcccctccccagacagcctggGCCTTCCAGAGGATCCCTGCTTAGGCTCCAGGAACGAAG AACGGCCCCTGCGGCTACAGCGCTCCCCTGTCCTCAAGCGCAGGCCAAAGCTTGAGGCGCCTCCATCTCCAAGCATAG GATCTGGCCTTGAAGCCGAGCCTCTACCCACCCAGTCTACAGAGCCCTGCAGCCCACCCTCCCCAACCACAAACCAAAGAGGCGGCGGCCCCAACCCCTGA